The Trichosurus vulpecula isolate mTriVul1 chromosome 3, mTriVul1.pri, whole genome shotgun sequence genome includes a window with the following:
- the LOC118843105 gene encoding 40S ribosomal protein SA-like has protein sequence MSGALDVLQMKEEDVLKFLAAGTHLGGTNLDFQMEQYIYKRKSDGIYIINLKRTWEKLLLTARSIVAIENPADVSVISSRNTGQRAVLKFAAATGATPIAGRFTPGTFTNQIQAAFREPRLLVVTDPRADHQPLTEVSYVNLPTIALCNTDSPLRYVDIAIPCNNKGAHSVGLMWWMLAREVLRMRGTISREHPWEVMPDLYFYRDPEEIEKEEQAAAEKAVTKEEFQGEWTAPAPEFTATQPEVADWSEGVQVPSVPIQQFPTEDWSTQPATEDWSAAPTAQATEWVGTTTEWS, from the coding sequence ATGTCCGGAGCCCTGGATGTCTTgcagatgaaggaggaggatgtCCTCAAATTTCTTGCTGCAGGAACCCATTTGGGTGGCACCAATTTGGACTTCCAGATGGAACAGTATATCTACAAAAGGAAGAGTGACGGTATCTACATCATTAACTTGAAGAGaacttgggaaaagcttctgcTGACAGCTCGTTCTATTGTTGCCATTGAAAACCCAGCCGATGTTAGTGTCATCTCATCCAGGAACACTGGCCAGCGAGCTGTTCTGAAATTTGCTGCTGCCACTGGCGCTACACCTATTGCTGGACGTTTCACACCGGGCACCTTCACTAACCAGATTCAGGCAGCTTTCAGGGAGCCTCGCCTCTTGGTGGTCACTGACCCTCGGGCAGATCACCAGCCTCTGACTGAAGTATCGTATGTTAACCTCCCAACCATTGCACTGTGCAACACAGACTCTCCACTTCGCTATGTGGATATTGCCATTCCATGTAACAACAAGGGGGCTCACTCAGTGGGTCTGATGTGGTGGATGCTGGCCCGTGAAGTCCTGCGTATGCGTGGTACCATCTCTCGTGAACACCCGTGGGAGGTTATGCCTGATCTTTACTTCTACAGGGATCCAGAGGAGATTGAAAAGGAAGAGCAGGCCGCAGCTGAGAAGGCAGTGACAAAGGAAGAGTTTCAGGGTGAATGGACCGCACCTGCCCCAGAATTCACTGCTACTCAGCCGGAGGTGGCGGATTGGTCTGAGGGAGTACAGGTGCCATCTGTGCCCATTCAGCAGTTTCCCACCGAAGATTGGAGCACTCAGCCGGCTACTGAGGACTGGTCTGCGGCTCCTACTGCTCAGGCCACTGAATGGGTAGGAACTACCACAGAATGGTCTTAA